From the Cryptomeria japonica chromosome 2, Sugi_1.0, whole genome shotgun sequence genome, one window contains:
- the LOC131055830 gene encoding uncharacterized protein LOC131055830 codes for FTQAQRIISLCGWEPRLLPYIVDCEDCSSEIVKEASPRLSHAHSPSVLLRSKSRAIEVAESPINKYAGLQEMPDPASIVLDCTLCGASVGMWTFSTIYRPLQLTYDSVESQNFCKKTNESGVCGLSAASCIGGISTSEDKGKEHLDDVGEGMTSTCQKNASDERVLDLSLKIAGGLPPTKQNSSSLLPLPSITQFKAGFPSGSEVGERVTFTESPKAQEKMQFTRQHGNSVNSRRDITESISINREGIDTAGSSKRKRIEGNRSERVNDTDGNTRNKRKRDGAIIGERCVQELGSSEYHGFSSVNAVDTCYRDRKENSTDSVDNIPHYLCKSDEGIEEGTGTNIATLSTGRIGGTSVGMSVNATQIDAHGEVCGNDISVNRAESRAAESEVLVETARSVQRSEIVSRGDKPHNVSICEDSQHALLVDQAVADITSSKDSLANGVIMDFRAGGERSEVCEPTEVSEKQEKSDSVMPGPHNCAKIDDVVISNSGKLIFLESKFNECFKHMGMMKTRSHFRVFCLHLFLKNRFISFCNCQINN; via the coding sequence TTTACACAGGCTCAAAGGATTATCAGTCTCTGTGGTTGGGAACCAAGGTTACTTCCTTACATTGTTGATTGTGAGGATTGCTCAAGTGAGATTGTTAAAGAAGCATCACCGCGCCTGTCCCATGCTCATAGTCCTAGTGTTCTTCTTCGTTCCAAGTCTCGAGCAATTGAGGTAGCAGAATCACCAATAAACAAATATGCTGGCCTTCAGGAAATGCCTGACCCAGCTTCCATTGTTCTTGATTGCACTCTTTGTGGAGCTAGTGTGGGAATGTGGACTTTCTCTACAATTTATCGGCCTTTGCAGTTAACATATGATTCAGTTGAATCACAAAATTTTTGCAAAAAAACAAATGAGAGTGGAGTGTGTGGTTTAAGTGCAGCTAGTTGCATTGGTGGAATTTCAACCAGTGAAGACAAAGGCAAAGAACACCTGGATGATGTTGGTGAAGGTATGACCAGTACCTGTCAAAAGAATGCCTCAGATGAACGAGTTCTGGATTTGAGCCTCAAAATAGCAGGGGGCCTTCCACCAACTAAACAAAATAGCAGTTCATTGCTTCCCTTGCCTTCTATTACACAGTTTAAAGCTGGGTTTCCTTCTGGCAGTGAAGTTGGCGAGAGGGTTACCTTCACTGAATCACCCAAAGCTCAGGAAAAAATGCAATTTACCAGACAGCATGGCAACTCTGTAAACAGCAGAAGAGACATTACAGAAAGCATAAGTATCAACAGAGAAGGGATTGACACTGCAGGGTCATCAAAGCGTAAGAGAATTGAAGGAAATAGATCTGAAAGGGTCAATGATACAGATGGCAACACTAGAAACAAACGAAAGCGTGATGGAGCCATCATTGGTGAAAGGTGTGTTCAGGAACTTGGCAGCAGTGAATACCATGGATTTTCTTCTGTAAATGCAGTTGATACATGTTACCGTGATAGGAAGGAAAATTCAACAGATAGTGTAGATAACATTCCTCACTATTTGtgcaagagtgatgaaggcattgAGGAGGGCACAGGAACAAATATTGCAACCTTAAGTACAGGTAGAATAGGTGGTACTAGTGTGGGCATGAGTGTTAATGCTACACAGATTGATGCTCATGGTGAAGTTTGTGGAAATGACATTTCAGTGAATAGAGCTGAGAGTAGAGCAGCTGAATCTGAAGTTCTTGTGGAAACTGCAAGAAGTGTACAACGAAGTGAGATTGTTTCCAGGGGAGACAAACCACATAATGTCAGTATTTGTGAAGATAGTCAACATGCTTTACTGGTAGATCAAGCTGTGGCAGACATCACCTCAAGTAAAGACTCTTTAGCTAATGGAGTAATCATGGATTTTCGAGCTGGAGGTGAGAGATCTGAAGTGTGTGAGCCTACAGAGGTAAGTGAAAAGCAGGAGAAATCTGATTCTGTGATGCCTGGACCTCACAACTGTGCAAAGATTGACGATGTTGTTATTTCTAACTCAGGTAAGTTAATATTTCTAGAATCAAAATTTAATGAATGTTTTAAGCATATGGGGATGATGAAAACAAGATCGCATTTCAGAGTTTTCTGTCTTCATTTATTTCTTAAAAATCGTTTTATAAGCTTCTGTAATTGTCAAATTAATAACTAA